CACTCAGAAAGCTATGGAAATTTTTGAACTGGCGCTTAAACTGGAACCTGAACGTCCCGAACCGATGATTCAACTGAAAAACATCTATCTGGTTGATCTTAAGGACGATGCTAAAGCTGAACAAATTCTTCTCCAGTTGCTTACTAAAGATCCTAATAAATTGGAATATCTTATGGAGCTGGGCTCATTCTATTACAACAAACAAAACTATGCTGAAGCAGTGAAATACTTTGAGAAAGCCAGACCTTTAATTCCTACGAATATTGATAATCTGATGAATATTTCTGCCTGTTATTACGAATTGAAGGACTATGCCAAAGCAATGGCTGCCACAAAAGCCGCCTTGGAAATTGAACCTAATAACATTGATATTTTAGATAATGCTCGTTCCATTGCTGCCCAAATGCAAGATACAGAACAGGCAACTATATATCTGAAAAGAAAACTGGAAATTCGTCCCGAGGAAGAAGATTTTAGTATGCTTGCCACCTATCTTTATAATAAACAGGATTGGAAAGAATTGATTAAATATGCGGAAGATTGGTATAATTGGAATAAATCTAATAAGATAGCTGTGGAATATGTTATTTGGGCAGCTCAGCAATTGGGAAATAAACAATTGGAAACCAAATACACGGCTATCAAGAAAACACTACCGTAATTGGAAATGGTGGTTCCCGCGGATTACGCAGATTTTACGCAAATTACGCAGATTTTAGAAACGAGGATTTAAGGACAAGGATTTTAGAAACGAGGATTTCAGGACAAGGATTTAAGGAACAAGGATTTGAGGATTTAAGGATTTGGAGGATTTAATAGGTTTGGGATGAACAGGATGGGAAGGATTGAAGGGATTTAATAGTTCTGGAATAACTTGTGTAGCCAGCAGACGCTGTTCTTTGTGCCGGCGGACGCCGTTCCGCCTTTCTTTGTACCGGCGGACGCCGTTCCGCCGTTTTTATTCGGCGCTACAGCGAGCGCCGGTACAAAAAAGCCCCTTGTAAAAGGTAAGCTCTGAGTTTTTTTCTTGTTGCTTTCCCGGTTTCCAAAAGCTCTCCGCCCTGCGCCCTCTGCTCTCCGCTCTCTGCCCAAACACCAGTGTTGCCACTAAACGGCAGAGACACCGTTTTTCCTAAAAAAGTAACTATAAAATAAGGATAGCGTTAAATGCAAAAGCAAAATAAGGCATATCTATATGCTGGTGCATCAATAATTGCCTGGTCAACCATCAGTACCGCTTTTAAGCTATCTTTACAATATTTAACCCCTGTTGGGCTACTGCTTTTTTCTTCGTTTACGGCATTTCTGGTTTTAGGAATCATCAATCTGCTTATAAAACCAGCTGACTTTACCCACCGGGGTTGGTTCAAAAAAGCCGGCGAGAATTTGAAGAAATCGTTATTTGCCGGTTTGCTTAATCCTTTTATTTATTATTTAATGCTGTTTGAGGCATATTCGCGTTTGCGGGCTCAGGAAGCGCAGGCATTAAATTACACTTGGGCTATTGTTCTTTCTTTATTCAGTATTTGGTTGCTGAAAGAAAAATTCCATCTTATTGATCTTATTGCCTTACTTATAAGTTTTTTCGGAGTTTGGATAATATCCACGAAAGGGCAAATTACTGCTCTTAAATTTGATGACGCTTTCGGGTCTTTTTTAGCAATTTCCACTTCTCTTATTTGGGCTTTATACTGGATACGGAATCGTTTAGATTCCAGACCTGCAAGTGTGAAATTATGTTGTAATTTCTTTATTGGCTTTATCTTGATTGCAATATATGCACTTGTTACCCGGTCTTCACTTTTTACTTCCAAAGCCATCTATAGCTATGGCATTCTGGGGGGAATTTATGTAGGTATCTTTGAAATGGGTTTAACCTTTTTGCTTTGGAATAAGGCACTTGAGCTGACTGATAATACATCTTC
The Candidatus Cloacimonas sp. DNA segment above includes these coding regions:
- a CDS encoding tetratricopeptide repeat protein, which produces MKKPIIILCIIMIALTACSPARQKLSPQGNVNLKTADVYYSQQNVEQAETYYKMVLEDNPDYVFALRRLGDISLYKAENFTAREVEFYESAYHYYTKAISILEQFADLTDQDRIDIRDMKKRKERAWTRIYLAATKEKDAGNTQKAMEIFELALKLEPERPEPMIQLKNIYLVDLKDDAKAEQILLQLLTKDPNKLEYLMELGSFYYNKQNYAEAVKYFEKARPLIPTNIDNLMNISACYYELKDYAKAMAATKAALEIEPNNIDILDNARSIAAQMQDTEQATIYLKRKLEIRPEEEDFSMLATYLYNKQDWKELIKYAEDWYNWNKSNKIAVEYVIWAAQQLGNKQLETKYTAIKKTLP
- a CDS encoding DMT family transporter; the encoded protein is MQKQNKAYLYAGASIIAWSTISTAFKLSLQYLTPVGLLLFSSFTAFLVLGIINLLIKPADFTHRGWFKKAGENLKKSLFAGLLNPFIYYLMLFEAYSRLRAQEAQALNYTWAIVLSLFSIWLLKEKFHLIDLIALLISFFGVWIISTKGQITALKFDDAFGSFLAISTSLIWALYWIRNRLDSRPASVKLCCNFFIGFILIAIYALVTRSSLFTSKAIYSYGILGGIYVGIFEMGLTFLLWNKALELTDNTSSISNMIFFTPFISLLFIGFVLKESIHYATFIGLLLIVFSNLLQKGLPGILKRN